GCTATGACGGCGTCGACGCCACCAACATCGTGAATCAGGCACAGCGCGCCTGGGTGCGGCTTGCCATTCCGCTTGACGCTATCCAGGAGGTTCGCGTCGATTCGCTGCTGTCGCCCGCAGAGGCCGGAGCAACGGGAGGGCCGCAGCTAGCCGTCACCTCGCCTTCGGGCACAAACCAATTCCATGGGCGTCTCTTTGAGTACCTGCGCAATGACGACTTCGATGCAACCGAGCCCGCCTGGGCCTCCGGCGGCGAAGCTCAGCAGCCGCTTCGTTTGAATCAGTTCGGGGGATCGCTCGGCGGACCCATTGTGCGCGACAAGACCTTCTTCTTCATTGCGTCCGAGGCCTACCGGCAAAACTGGGGATATCCGGTTATCGGCTATGTGCCGACTCCGGCCTTTCGCGCGACAGTTGCCAGCAACTCGCCGATTTATCCAATCATCAATGCCTTCCCGTTGGCTGGCCCGAGAACGATTCTCATCCCCGGTGTGAACAGCGACCCGAACATCGACGAACTCGTCTGCGCATGCGAGCAGGTGGTCAACGAGAGCTCGGCGATGATACGGCTGGACCATCGTTTTTCCGCCAAGACCACAAGCTTCATGCGTTTCAACTACGACCGGTCGGTTGATACGCAGCCGTATGCAGTGACCGCGTCCGACCTGCAGCAGCAGGTTTCGGCGCCAGTTAACGGAGCCCTCCAGTTACTGCACATCTTCAATCCCCATCTGGCGAACGAGGCCAAGTTTGGATTCAATCGCGACACCTCGAACACCTACAGCTACAGCGAGAACGGTACTTATTATCAGGTTGCCGTTACAGCCCTCAGCACCCAAAATTACAACCGCGTCAGCATCGGTGTGGGCAACTCGTTTTCCGGGATCGACAACCTGACCTGGGTTCATGGCCAGCATACGGTGAAGGCTGGCGTGGAGATCCGCCGCATTCAAATGAATCAGGGAAAAACGATCAGCGGAAAGATTACCTTCACCTCGGTCGAGAATCTCGCCGCGAACGAGGTGAGTAAAGTCACCCTGAGCGACGCTTTGCCCATCAACGGGTTGCGCAAGACCGATTACATCGGCTACATACAGGACGAATTCAAATGGCGGCAGAATTTCACCCTGAACCTGGGCGCGCGCTATACCGTCTTCGATGTCTTCCACGAAGTGAATGGGAAACCCAACCCCTTCGACTTTGCCACCTGCGGATCGCAGGGATTCTGTGGTGTGGGCGCGAGCTTCGGCCAGCAAAACTACGGAGATTTCGATCCACGAGTGGCCTTCTCCTGGTCGCCTGACCGACCCGGCAAGACAGTGATTCGCGCCGGTTTCGGCATGTACCACGAAGACGGACAGCTGGATGATCAGAACCTGCCGGAGAGCAACGAAGTCGGCTCTTATTCGCTGACGAAATGCCTGGGCGCCAAGCTCACCTATCCGATTTCCACATCGTGCTTTACCGGTCCCGGAACCATCTCGCCGCAAGCCCAGGATCGGCGGCGCAAGGACACCTATACCGAGCAGTGGAGCGCCTCTGTGCAGCGCGAGCTTCCCGCGGACTTCGTGGGCACGCTTTCTTATGTCGGAAGCCACGGCCTCCACCTGCTGACTATCTCTCAGGTGAATATGATCGATCCGGCCACCGGAACTGCCCCCTATCCGGCCTTCGCTCCGGCAATCAATTGGCGTGGCACCCAGTTAAGCAGCACGTATAACGGATTTTTGGCTTCGCTGAGACGTCCGTTCACGCACGGGCTCCTCGTGGCGGCCAACTACGCGTACACGCACGAAATTGATGACGACTCCGACGGCAGCGGCGACGGCGACTCGCAGGTTCCGCAGAACGTTGCGTGCGCGTCGTGTGATCGGGCCAGCGGCAACTGGGACGCGCGCCACGTGTTCAATGCGAACGCCGTCTATCAACTGCCCTTCGGCATGGGTAAGCCGATGCTGAACCAGCGCGGGATTGCAAGCTCCATCGCGGGTAACTGGGAACTGACGACGACGGCGCTGGCTCGTACAGGCTTCCCGATCAATGTGATCTTGCCGAGCAGTTACACCGCCCCGGACGGGAATAACGCAGGCACGCAGCGTCCCGACCTGGTTCCCGGCGTTTCTCTCACTCCGCCGGGCGGCAAGAGTGTCGCAGAGTGGATGAATCCCGCAGCGTTTGCTACCCCGGCCGGAGAATTCGGCGACACACCGCGTAACTTCCTTCGCGGACCGGGCACGTGGCAGATGGATTTCGGCGCCAGCAAGACGATCCCATTGCGGGAGCGCGCGCTGCTGCAATTCCGCTCGGAGTTCTACAACATCTTCAATCACCCGCAGTTAGGCCAGCCGCAATCCACCTTCAACCCGTCGAACACCACAGGCTTCGGCAGCATCCTCAATACGGTTAACTTGAACACAAGCATCGTGTCGCCCATCACCCCGGTCGGCTCGGGAACGCCGCGCGAGATGCAGTTTGCCCTGCGGCTTGAGTTCTGATTCCCAACAAATCCGCGGGTGACAGCGTGGTCGCCTTGCGGATCGATCGAGAACTGCGAATGAGAAAGAGCAACCTATCGATGTTTCGCTCTGTGAGAATTTTCCTCGGTATCCTCCTGCTCTCAACAGCAGCGGCCGTTGCGCGATCGCAGGGAACGCCGGATTTCTCGGGCCTCTGGAAGCAGGACAATGATCGTTGCCAGCCGAAGCGCAATGGCGACGTCACACTCCGCATCGAACATCACAACCCGGATCTCGCGGTGGAAACATCGATCTCACGCAATTCTGCGAGTTCGCGGCACGCGGTGCAGAAGTACACAACCGATGGCAAGGCCTCCGTGTCAACCGGAGCCGACGGAGACGAGTTCGACACGTCCGTCGTATGGAAGGATTCCAGCCTCGTCTTCTCAATCGAGGAACATGAAGACGGCCGCATTTTTCTGTCGAAAGAGACATGGTCGATCATTGAGGGTGGTGCAACGCTCGAAAAGATCCGCGAGCATCCGAACGGTGAAGAGCAGACTCTCTTTTTTCGCCGAATCCTAGTCAGCCGATCCGATACCAAATCCGGACTTGTAAAGGTGCGTAACAAATGAAGATCCTGGTTATCGAAGACGAAGTCAAAACGGCCAAGTTCCTCAAGAGAGGACTCAGCGAAGCCGGTTACGTCATCGACGTAGCAGCCGACGGTCTGGAAGGCCTGCACCTGGCTCAGGAAGTCGATTTCGACCTCGTCATTCTCGACGTGATGCTTCCGGTGCTGGACGGGTGGCAGGTGCTTGCGCGCCTGCGCGAAACCGAGCAGAAGGCGCTGGTTCTGATGCTTACGGCGCGCGATGCCGTGCACGAACGCGTGCGTGGGTTCGAGTTGGGAGCCGACGACTACCTTGTAAAGCCGTTCGCATTCTCCGAGCTCCTGGCGCGGGTACGGTCGTTGCTGCGCCGGTCCACGCCGCGTCCGCAGGACGCAATCCGCATGGCCGACCTTGAGATCGACCTGCTGCGCCATCGCGCTACGCGGGCCGGCCAGAAGCTTGAGCTCACTTCCAAGGAATTTACGCTCCTGACGCTGCTGGCACGTCGTGCCGGCGAGGTCTTGTCGCGCACGCTGATCGCGGAGTCGGTCTGGGATATGAACTTCGACAGTGATACGAACGTCGTCGATGTCAATGTGCGCAGGTTGCGTAGCAAGGTGGACGATCCCTTTCCCGTAAAGCTGATTCACACGGTGCGGGGCGCCGGCTATGTCTTCGAAGCCGAGCCGTAGCGCCTGGCCTGCGCTGCCCCCGCGCAGGACCTTGGCGTTCCGGCTATCGGCGGCCTACTCGTTAGCTGGCTTGTTGCTGGTAATTCTGGCCACAGCGAGTCTCTACATCGTCCTGCGCACGGAACTGGACCGAAGCACGGAGCTGTTCCT
This portion of the Acidicapsa acidisoli genome encodes:
- a CDS encoding TonB-dependent receptor encodes the protein MHRTKKQFPFVTSSATIRHLRFSIGLSALLFLASLCAAQVDRSGLTGTVTDPSGRLLPQAHITAVQNSTELRRETVSNSAGRYDLPELPVGVYTVTVDHPGFKALTFVDVEQVIGRTRTLDATLRVAGGEERVEVPASSALIDRNTSAVTGLIEKTQAEELPLNGRNWSELTAFVPGVVDIGGSNQRSVRFAGRGTDDDNFSYDGVDATNIVNQAQRAWVRLAIPLDAIQEVRVDSLLSPAEAGATGGPQLAVTSPSGTNQFHGRLFEYLRNDDFDATEPAWASGGEAQQPLRLNQFGGSLGGPIVRDKTFFFIASEAYRQNWGYPVIGYVPTPAFRATVASNSPIYPIINAFPLAGPRTILIPGVNSDPNIDELVCACEQVVNESSAMIRLDHRFSAKTTSFMRFNYDRSVDTQPYAVTASDLQQQVSAPVNGALQLLHIFNPHLANEAKFGFNRDTSNTYSYSENGTYYQVAVTALSTQNYNRVSIGVGNSFSGIDNLTWVHGQHTVKAGVEIRRIQMNQGKTISGKITFTSVENLAANEVSKVTLSDALPINGLRKTDYIGYIQDEFKWRQNFTLNLGARYTVFDVFHEVNGKPNPFDFATCGSQGFCGVGASFGQQNYGDFDPRVAFSWSPDRPGKTVIRAGFGMYHEDGQLDDQNLPESNEVGSYSLTKCLGAKLTYPISTSCFTGPGTISPQAQDRRRKDTYTEQWSASVQRELPADFVGTLSYVGSHGLHLLTISQVNMIDPATGTAPYPAFAPAINWRGTQLSSTYNGFLASLRRPFTHGLLVAANYAYTHEIDDDSDGSGDGDSQVPQNVACASCDRASGNWDARHVFNANAVYQLPFGMGKPMLNQRGIASSIAGNWELTTTALARTGFPINVILPSSYTAPDGNNAGTQRPDLVPGVSLTPPGGKSVAEWMNPAAFATPAGEFGDTPRNFLRGPGTWQMDFGASKTIPLRERALLQFRSEFYNIFNHPQLGQPQSTFNPSNTTGFGSILNTVNLNTSIVSPITPVGSGTPREMQFALRLEF
- a CDS encoding heavy metal response regulator transcription factor — translated: MKILVIEDEVKTAKFLKRGLSEAGYVIDVAADGLEGLHLAQEVDFDLVILDVMLPVLDGWQVLARLRETEQKALVLMLTARDAVHERVRGFELGADDYLVKPFAFSELLARVRSLLRRSTPRPQDAIRMADLEIDLLRHRATRAGQKLELTSKEFTLLTLLARRAGEVLSRTLIAESVWDMNFDSDTNVVDVNVRRLRSKVDDPFPVKLIHTVRGAGYVFEAEP